From Deinococcus aquaticus, one genomic window encodes:
- a CDS encoding RluA family pseudouridine synthase: protein MTDDAPSNDGFAFRSQVRVGGVGVLAFLSESFRHSGAAVWASRLAAGEVEVRGVQARGDEVLRSGDVVVWHRPPWREEPAPLEYAVLLEDASLVAVSKPPGLPTLPGAGFLTHTLLTQVRLRFPGASPLHRLGRGTSGVVLFARTGEAGSALSRAWREHEVQKVYRALGTGVPTWDTLDIRTPIGPVPHPRLGSVFAASPDGKAARSVATVRERRGGATLFDVDIHTGRPHQIRIHLASAGHPLLGDPLYGPGGAPLPDLPGLPGDLGYWLHAWTLRFRHPLTGQEVRVEAPPPPRLSQSHPD from the coding sequence ATGACGGACGACGCTCCCTCGAACGACGGGTTCGCATTCCGCTCGCAGGTGCGGGTGGGGGGCGTGGGGGTGCTGGCGTTCCTGAGCGAGTCGTTCCGGCATTCCGGCGCGGCGGTGTGGGCCTCAAGGCTCGCGGCGGGCGAGGTGGAGGTGCGGGGCGTGCAGGCGCGCGGGGACGAGGTGCTGCGCTCGGGCGACGTGGTGGTGTGGCACCGCCCGCCGTGGCGGGAGGAACCCGCGCCGCTGGAGTACGCGGTGCTGCTGGAGGACGCCTCGCTGGTCGCCGTGAGTAAACCGCCGGGCCTGCCCACCCTGCCCGGCGCGGGCTTCCTGACGCACACACTGCTGACGCAGGTGCGCCTACGGTTTCCGGGAGCCAGTCCGCTGCACCGCCTGGGGCGCGGCACGAGCGGCGTGGTGCTGTTCGCACGGACCGGCGAGGCCGGCTCGGCCCTGTCCCGCGCGTGGCGGGAACACGAGGTGCAGAAGGTGTACCGCGCGCTGGGAACGGGCGTGCCCACCTGGGACACCCTGGACATCCGCACGCCCATCGGGCCGGTACCGCACCCGCGCCTGGGCAGCGTGTTCGCGGCCAGTCCGGACGGCAAGGCAGCGCGCAGCGTGGCGACCGTCCGAGAGCGCAGGGGCGGGGCAACGCTGTTCGACGTGGATATTCACACCGGTCGGCCACACCAGATCCGCATTCACCTGGCCAGCGCCGGGCACCCGCTGCTGGGCGACCCGCTGTACGGGCCGGGCGGCGCGCCACTCCCGGACCTGCCGGGCCTGCCGGGCGACCTGGGGTACTGGCTGCACGCCTGGACGCTGCGGTTCCGGCACCCGCTGACCGGCCAGGAGGTCCGCGTGGAAGCACCGCCGCCCCCACGCCTCAGCCAGAGCCACCCAGACTGA
- a CDS encoding FAD-dependent oxidoreductase, with product MFGPVSPRSRPQPGHLYDVAVVGAGLAGTELAWRLARAGRDVLLVSQALDHLGNLYQPTTQGVTFPPGSLFEEVRAALHPDTDGWTFHRHLKARVEETTGIHLLQSTVTALDEEDTHVVLSTWEGPKLHARLCVLAVGAFLKGRLLVGDTMDEAGRLSEVAYDFLADDLTASGIWLTGSERRAEGEGVEPPYEVRFLTPAPTELDGFRVNRLERVRMLGQCTPGDHTYASVLHDAAHLADDLSTDLNGEVNA from the coding sequence ATGTTTGGTCCTGTTTCCCCTAGAAGTCGCCCGCAACCGGGGCACCTGTACGACGTGGCCGTGGTCGGCGCCGGGCTGGCCGGGACGGAACTGGCGTGGCGGCTGGCCCGCGCGGGCCGGGACGTGCTGCTGGTCTCGCAGGCGCTCGATCACCTGGGGAACCTGTACCAGCCGACCACGCAGGGCGTGACCTTCCCACCGGGTAGCCTGTTCGAGGAGGTGCGCGCCGCGCTGCACCCCGACACGGACGGCTGGACATTCCACCGGCACCTGAAAGCCCGCGTGGAGGAAACCACCGGCATTCACCTGCTTCAGAGCACCGTGACGGCGCTGGACGAGGAGGACACCCACGTGGTCCTCTCGACCTGGGAAGGCCCGAAGCTGCACGCCCGCCTGTGCGTGCTGGCCGTCGGCGCGTTCCTGAAGGGCCGCCTGCTGGTGGGGGACACCATGGACGAGGCCGGGCGGCTCAGCGAGGTCGCGTACGACTTTCTGGCGGACGACCTGACCGCCAGCGGCATCTGGCTGACCGGCAGCGAGCGCCGCGCCGAGGGCGAAGGCGTGGAACCCCCGTACGAGGTGCGCTTCCTGACGCCCGCCCCCACTGAACTCGACGGGTTCCGCGTGAACCGCCTGGAACGCGTGCGGATGCTGGGCCAGTGCACGCCCGGCGACCACACGTACGCCAGTGTGCTGCACGACGCCGCCCACCTCGCGGACGACCTGTCCACTGACCTGAACGGGGAGGTGAACGCGTGA
- the trmB gene encoding tRNA (guanine(46)-N(7))-methyltransferase TrmB — protein MIAPLGDFHFPDSAARLYPHTPERPWVLEVGFGDGRFWPHYAATFPESPNYLGVELSGVSLLKANRRLRDAGLDNALLTKLPADVLIREVIPHAGLDLIVVNFPDPWPKAGHTDHRLLRAPFFRLAASRLKPGGMILLTTDHDEYFEFACAEAAASGVMHTEITEPPAAALETKYALKWRDLGLGAHHARFIPTAHTPVPHGRTAPYPEDPTTVPHAVLTLPDTFAPQTFEKLTERNPASRGADEGAGWTVILLDLYAGLRRDGWVVLAHVVEGELTQEVLIGITAREDGTHLVRLAKFGGPIITTGVKAAVGVVTRWLEGQGAVVKHHGY, from the coding sequence GTGATCGCCCCCCTCGGTGACTTCCACTTCCCGGACAGCGCCGCGCGCCTGTACCCGCACACCCCGGAGCGCCCCTGGGTGCTGGAAGTGGGCTTCGGGGACGGCCGTTTCTGGCCGCACTACGCCGCGACCTTCCCCGAGTCGCCCAACTACCTGGGCGTGGAACTGTCCGGCGTGTCCCTGCTCAAAGCCAACCGCCGCCTGCGGGACGCCGGTCTGGACAACGCCCTGCTGACCAAACTGCCGGCCGACGTGCTGATCCGTGAAGTCATCCCGCACGCGGGCCTGGACCTGATCGTCGTGAACTTCCCTGACCCGTGGCCCAAGGCCGGGCACACCGACCACCGCCTGCTGCGCGCGCCGTTCTTCCGCCTGGCGGCCAGTCGCCTGAAACCCGGCGGGATGATCCTGCTCACCACCGACCACGACGAGTACTTTGAATTCGCGTGCGCCGAGGCAGCCGCCAGCGGGGTCATGCACACCGAGATCACCGAACCGCCCGCCGCCGCGCTGGAAACCAAGTACGCCCTCAAATGGCGGGACCTGGGCCTCGGTGCCCACCACGCCCGCTTCATTCCCACCGCGCATACGCCCGTCCCGCACGGCCGCACCGCGCCCTACCCGGAGGACCCCACCACCGTGCCCCACGCTGTCCTGACCCTGCCCGACACTTTCGCCCCCCAGACCTTCGAGAAACTCACGGAACGCAACCCCGCCAGCCGAGGCGCCGACGAGGGCGCAGGCTGGACCGTCATCCTGCTCGACCTGTACGCCGGGCTGCGACGCGACGGCTGGGTCGTCCTGGCGCACGTCGTGGAAGGCGAACTGACGCAGGAAGTCCTGATCGGCATCACTGCCCGCGAGGACGGCACGCACCTCGTGCGCCTCGCCAAGTTCGGCGGCCCGATCATCACGACCGGCGTGAAGGCCGCCGTGGGCGTCGTCACCCGCTGGCTCGAAGGGCAGGGCGCGGTCGTCAAACACCACGGGTACTGA
- a CDS encoding class I SAM-dependent methyltransferase produces the protein MSVILPDVRDRLRAAGQVTFTVPDPDAGLGLYAGEATPHGTHRPWNTWTDLADLLGAHLLTPQRAGEGRVGLTLRTHAPARDPDHAGYGPDGDWARVNKLEDPVFLATFTEALRRVNPPPGGRVLALGVNAGHELDALPLALPDRALAVVGVDLDPAAVQAARTRHPHATFHTLDVNALPPELGRFDLILALSLLQSPGVTQDVLLATLRRHHLTPGGGLILGYPNARYRGGTLSYGARMRNYARPDLSLLAADVTNARRGLQKHGFKIFVTGKYELLLTAIPAQAHTPTDLEL, from the coding sequence ATGAGCGTCATCCTGCCCGACGTGCGTGACCGTCTGCGCGCCGCAGGGCAGGTGACCTTCACCGTGCCCGATCCCGACGCCGGCCTGGGCCTGTACGCGGGCGAGGCCACCCCGCACGGCACGCACCGCCCCTGGAACACCTGGACGGATCTCGCGGACCTGCTGGGCGCGCACCTGCTGACGCCGCAGAGGGCAGGGGAGGGCCGCGTGGGCCTCACACTGCGCACGCATGCCCCGGCCCGCGACCCGGACCACGCCGGATACGGCCCCGACGGCGACTGGGCCCGCGTGAACAAACTGGAAGACCCGGTATTCCTGGCCACGTTCACCGAGGCGCTGCGCCGCGTGAACCCCCCACCCGGCGGGCGTGTACTGGCGCTTGGCGTGAACGCCGGACATGAACTGGACGCCCTGCCGCTGGCCCTCCCGGACCGCGCGCTGGCAGTGGTGGGCGTGGACCTGGACCCGGCCGCCGTGCAGGCCGCCCGCACCCGCCACCCGCACGCCACCTTCCACACGCTCGACGTGAACGCCCTCCCGCCCGAACTGGGCCGCTTCGACCTGATCCTGGCCCTGAGCCTCCTGCAAAGCCCCGGCGTCACGCAGGATGTGCTGCTGGCCACGCTGCGCCGCCACCACCTGACCCCCGGCGGCGGCCTGATCCTCGGGTACCCGAACGCCCGCTACCGGGGCGGCACGCTTTCGTACGGGGCGCGGATGCGCAACTACGCCCGCCCGGACCTGAGCCTGCTGGCCGCCGACGTGACCAACGCCCGGCGCGGCCTGCAGAAACACGGCTTCAAGATCTTCGTGACCGGCAAGTACGAACTGCTCCTGACCGCCATTCCCGCCCAGGCACACACGCCCACCGACCTGGAACTGTAA
- a CDS encoding peptidylprolyl isomerase: protein MKHAALILTALLALTACQKKDGAAATQTDTTQTDTAATDTATDTATTDTPATDTAAAGPAVTKPGAVPAGYTLVPALSDKPTREFKAEPDPALEDGKDYYALIDTSRGQLLADLYEQETPVTVNNFVFLARNHYFDGIRFHRVIDGFMAQTGDPKSVDESKKAEWGTGGPGYSFADEFRQKLTFNAGGILAMANSGPATNGSQFFITFEPTDFLNGKHTIFGKVVTGDDTLPKLTRTMDQSNAEIEGATADQILSVRILTKG, encoded by the coding sequence ATGAAACACGCTGCCCTGATCCTGACCGCGCTCCTTGCCCTGACCGCCTGCCAGAAGAAGGACGGCGCGGCCGCCACGCAGACCGACACGACCCAGACCGACACAGCGGCCACGGACACCGCCACCGATACGGCGACCACCGACACGCCCGCCACGGACACGGCGGCGGCCGGTCCGGCCGTGACCAAACCGGGCGCCGTGCCCGCCGGATACACGCTGGTCCCGGCACTGAGCGACAAACCCACCCGTGAATTCAAGGCCGAACCGGACCCGGCCCTGGAAGACGGCAAGGACTACTACGCGCTGATCGACACCAGCCGCGGGCAGCTCCTGGCAGACCTGTACGAGCAGGAAACGCCGGTCACCGTGAACAACTTCGTGTTCCTGGCCCGCAACCACTACTTCGACGGCATCCGCTTTCACCGCGTGATCGACGGGTTCATGGCGCAGACCGGCGACCCCAAGAGCGTGGATGAGAGTAAGAAAGCCGAGTGGGGAACCGGCGGCCCCGGCTACAGCTTCGCCGACGAGTTCCGTCAGAAACTCACCTTCAACGCCGGCGGCATTCTCGCCATGGCGAACAGCGGCCCCGCCACGAACGGCAGCCAGTTCTTCATCACGTTCGAACCCACCGACTTCCTGAACGGCAAGCACACCATCTTCGGGAAGGTCGTGACCGGCGACGACACCCTGCCGAAACTGACGCGCACCATGGACCAGAGCAACGCCGAGATCGAGGGCGCGACGGCCGACCAGATTCTCAGCGTGCGGATCCTGACCAAGGGTTGA
- the cmk gene encoding (d)CMP kinase, with the protein MIVTIDGVAASGKSSVSSGVAQALGVPYVSSGLLYRAATLLGLEASLDLHAAPHLLTLLGTHPVRLEPLAGGNRVWQGERELTDDLHSTRVDRGVSVVAALPEVREWVDAQLRALPEPFVAEGRDMGTNVFPHASHKFYLTASARIRAERRARERPEDVPAIEAALQRRDELDTVQSAPAPDALVIDTGPLDLQGVIDTILTRLR; encoded by the coding sequence ATGATCGTGACCATTGACGGCGTGGCGGCCAGCGGAAAATCCAGCGTGTCCTCGGGTGTCGCGCAGGCGCTCGGCGTGCCCTACGTGAGCAGCGGCCTGCTGTACCGCGCCGCAACCCTGCTGGGCCTGGAGGCGAGCCTAGACCTGCACGCCGCGCCCCACCTGCTGACCCTGCTGGGCACACATCCGGTCCGCCTGGAACCCCTGGCCGGCGGCAACCGCGTCTGGCAGGGCGAACGTGAACTCACGGATGACCTGCACTCGACCCGCGTGGACCGGGGCGTCAGCGTCGTGGCGGCCCTGCCGGAGGTGCGGGAGTGGGTGGACGCCCAGTTGCGCGCCCTGCCCGAACCGTTCGTGGCCGAGGGCCGTGACATGGGTACCAACGTATTCCCGCACGCCAGCCACAAGTTCTACCTGACTGCCAGCGCCCGCATCCGCGCCGAGCGCCGCGCCCGCGAACGCCCGGAAGACGTGCCCGCCATCGAGGCCGCCCTGCAACGCCGCGACGAGCTGGACACCGTGCAGAGTGCCCCCGCCCCCGACGCCCTGGTGATCGACACCGGCCCGCTGGACCTTCAGGGCGTGATCGACACCATCCTGACTCGCCTGCGCTGA
- a CDS encoding S8 family serine peptidase, with translation MKNTVKSISLLSLALVLGACGTSAPTASAPIGSTPAANRASILKATPNTPTLWFVELAGDPTTLSVQSVSGQQASFRAQAAQQGVKYQEVRSFQTLFNGFSVQASEAEINRISRLPGVLGVYPVKEIAAPKVEVNLTDALTPDMFSAIKMTGADVAQNELGLTGKGIKVGVIDTGIDLEHPAFAGRVVAQYDFVGDDYDFGKPTKPDPIADDCGGHGSHVAGIVGGNDASKGFKGVAPEVSFGAYRVFGCDGSTSEDIMIAAMEQAYKDGMQVVNLSIGSAFENWEGTPSAKVGSRMVKKGMIVVASAGNSGASGQYSMGGVTMGDNVISVASISNTEIEVNKFTLSSGETIPFMAGDPAPTGKAGVTLPITKLATSTTTTATDGCLVGTANPYAAGSLTGKAVLIRRGTCTFYEKAKNAQDAGASAVILYNRDSGYLAPSLTGASSITIPVAFVNDASGAKIDSKIAAGVSMTFADGKISIPSPTANTLDSYSSYGLSADLELKPDISAPGGNIRSAYPLEKGNGGYATLSGTSMASPHVAGAAALMLQAFPNTKAKDMRGLLMNSATLRWYRNPAGTLFTGLPDYVQRQGAGMVDIVGSYYNTVRATPNKLSLGESASFATRNKVVVLKNTWTRTETFKAYHYPALTVGGTTLAPAASQAYATMTINGQDADKADVMVTVPAGGETELNVVITAPAGAPDKSQYGGYIVLESSSGQNMVIPYAGFKGDYQSIQALGNLTIGGASYNFPALFDDKEDTFFEEGEVATAPIDYTFKGIALDPSKPTELTNDAPYVIAQLSHQVRKMTMELLDANGAVVDTLLKQEYLGRNCTNNVALTSNTCDAYNTYAWDGKLSNGNAAANGTYQLRLKALKAQGDESVATDTEVYTTQKFTVARP, from the coding sequence GTGAAGAACACGGTCAAATCCATTTCCCTGCTGAGTCTCGCGCTGGTCCTGGGGGCCTGCGGTACCAGTGCCCCCACCGCCTCCGCACCCATCGGCTCGACGCCCGCCGCCAACCGTGCCAGCATCCTGAAAGCCACGCCGAACACCCCGACCCTCTGGTTCGTGGAACTGGCCGGCGATCCCACCACGCTGAGCGTGCAGAGCGTCAGCGGGCAGCAGGCGAGCTTCCGCGCGCAGGCCGCGCAGCAGGGCGTCAAGTACCAGGAAGTCCGCAGCTTCCAGACGCTGTTCAACGGCTTCTCCGTGCAGGCCAGCGAGGCGGAAATCAACCGCATCTCGCGCCTGCCCGGCGTGCTGGGCGTGTACCCCGTCAAGGAGATCGCCGCGCCGAAGGTGGAAGTCAACCTGACCGACGCCCTGACGCCCGACATGTTCTCCGCCATCAAGATGACGGGCGCCGACGTGGCCCAGAACGAGCTGGGCCTGACCGGCAAGGGCATCAAGGTCGGCGTGATCGACACCGGCATCGACCTGGAACACCCGGCCTTCGCAGGCCGCGTGGTCGCGCAGTACGACTTCGTGGGTGACGACTACGACTTCGGCAAACCCACCAAACCCGACCCGATCGCGGACGACTGCGGCGGTCACGGTTCGCACGTCGCCGGGATCGTGGGCGGCAACGACGCCAGCAAGGGCTTCAAGGGCGTGGCGCCCGAGGTCAGCTTCGGCGCGTACCGCGTGTTCGGCTGCGACGGCAGCACGAGCGAAGACATCATGATCGCGGCCATGGAGCAGGCGTACAAGGACGGCATGCAGGTCGTGAACCTGAGCATCGGGTCCGCGTTCGAGAACTGGGAGGGCACGCCGTCAGCGAAGGTCGGCAGCCGCATGGTCAAGAAGGGCATGATCGTCGTGGCGTCCGCCGGGAACAGCGGCGCCAGTGGCCAGTACTCCATGGGCGGCGTGACCATGGGCGACAACGTGATCTCGGTCGCATCGATCAGCAACACCGAGATCGAGGTGAACAAGTTCACGCTGTCGTCCGGCGAGACCATTCCGTTCATGGCGGGCGACCCGGCCCCCACCGGCAAGGCAGGCGTGACCCTGCCCATCACGAAACTGGCCACCAGCACCACCACCACCGCCACCGACGGCTGCTTGGTCGGCACCGCGAACCCCTACGCGGCCGGCAGCCTGACCGGCAAGGCCGTGCTGATCCGCCGCGGCACCTGCACCTTCTACGAGAAGGCCAAGAACGCCCAGGACGCCGGGGCCAGCGCCGTCATCCTGTACAACCGCGACTCCGGGTACCTGGCGCCCTCGCTGACAGGAGCAAGCAGCATCACCATTCCCGTGGCGTTCGTGAACGACGCCAGCGGCGCCAAGATCGATAGCAAGATTGCAGCCGGTGTGTCCATGACCTTCGCCGACGGCAAGATCAGCATTCCCAGCCCCACGGCGAACACGTTGGACTCGTACTCCTCGTACGGCCTGAGCGCCGACCTGGAACTCAAGCCCGACATCTCCGCGCCGGGCGGGAACATCCGCAGCGCCTACCCCCTGGAGAAAGGGAACGGCGGGTACGCCACCCTCAGCGGTACCAGCATGGCCTCCCCGCACGTGGCAGGCGCCGCCGCGCTGATGCTGCAGGCCTTCCCGAACACCAAGGCCAAGGACATGCGCGGCCTGCTGATGAACAGCGCCACGCTGCGCTGGTACCGCAACCCCGCCGGCACACTGTTCACCGGACTGCCCGATTACGTGCAGCGCCAGGGGGCCGGCATGGTGGACATCGTCGGGTCGTACTACAACACGGTGCGCGCCACGCCGAACAAACTGAGCCTGGGCGAGAGCGCCAGCTTCGCCACGCGCAACAAGGTCGTGGTCCTGAAGAACACCTGGACCCGCACCGAGACCTTCAAGGCCTACCACTACCCGGCACTGACGGTCGGCGGGACCACCCTGGCCCCCGCCGCCAGCCAGGCCTACGCCACCATGACCATCAACGGTCAGGACGCCGACAAGGCCGACGTGATGGTCACGGTCCCTGCCGGCGGCGAGACCGAACTGAACGTGGTGATCACCGCCCCGGCCGGCGCGCCCGACAAGTCCCAGTACGGCGGGTACATCGTTCTTGAAAGCAGCTCCGGCCAGAACATGGTCATCCCCTACGCCGGCTTCAAGGGCGATTACCAGAGCATCCAGGCGCTCGGGAATCTGACGATCGGCGGCGCGAGCTACAACTTCCCCGCGCTGTTCGACGACAAGGAAGACACCTTCTTCGAGGAAGGCGAGGTGGCGACCGCCCCCATCGACTACACCTTCAAGGGAATCGCGCTGGACCCCAGCAAGCCCACGGAACTGACCAACGACGCCCCGTACGTCATCGCGCAGCTGTCGCATCAGGTCCGCAAGATGACCATGGAACTGCTCGACGCGAACGGCGCCGTCGTGGACACCCTGCTCAAGCAGGAGTACCTGGGCCGCAACTGCACCAACAACGTCGCGCTGACCAGCAACACCTGCGACGCCTACAACACCTACGCCTGGGACGGCAAGCTGAGTAACGGCAACGCCGCCGCGAACGGCACCTACCAGCTGCGCCTGAAGGCCCTCAAGGCCCAGGGTGACGAGAGTGTCGCCACCGACACCGAGGTGTACACCACCCAGAAATTCACCGTCGCGCGCCCCTGA
- a CDS encoding DVUA0089 family protein, translated as MKRFGALSLLALTGALLTACNTGVGDITIPALNVTVSPATLVNAGTATFTAATSDESGISKVEFYDNGTLVTADTAAPYEASKAYAFADNGAHTIMVKAYDGSGNIATKTAPLTVAIADRNEPNNSVAAATALTVGTPVSGVIAGQDRDQDYFKFTAAAGEALKLTVQSVSVDAKSTLDPYVMILMPDGRTVLEKDDDSGAGLESEIRFNAPAAGTYTAVVTSFDIHDDATAKNDRVTNTYQIALTRR; from the coding sequence ATGAAGCGATTTGGTGCCCTTTCACTTCTTGCCCTGACCGGCGCGCTCCTCACCGCCTGTAACACCGGGGTGGGAGACATCACCATTCCGGCGTTGAACGTCACGGTTAGCCCCGCCACCCTCGTGAACGCCGGGACCGCCACGTTCACGGCTGCGACCTCGGACGAAAGTGGAATCAGCAAGGTTGAGTTCTACGACAACGGCACGCTGGTCACTGCGGATACCGCAGCACCTTACGAGGCCAGCAAGGCCTACGCCTTCGCGGACAACGGCGCGCACACCATCATGGTCAAGGCGTACGACGGTAGCGGGAACATTGCCACGAAGACCGCGCCACTGACCGTCGCCATTGCGGACCGGAACGAGCCGAACAACAGCGTGGCGGCCGCCACGGCCCTCACAGTGGGCACCCCTGTCAGCGGCGTCATTGCCGGACAGGACCGCGACCAGGATTACTTCAAGTTCACGGCCGCCGCTGGCGAGGCCCTGAAACTGACCGTGCAGAGCGTCAGCGTGGACGCCAAGAGCACCCTGGACCCGTACGTGATGATCCTGATGCCGGACGGCCGCACGGTCCTGGAAAAAGACGATGACAGCGGCGCGGGCCTGGAATCCGAGATCCGCTTCAACGCCCCGGCCGCCGGGACGTACACGGCCGTCGTGACCAGCTTCGACATTCACGACGACGCAACCGCCAAGAACGACCGGGTCACGAACACCTACCAGATCGCCCTGACCCGCCGCTGA
- a CDS encoding alpha/beta hydrolase family protein has protein sequence MISSRFAFLAVCLSAPLFPASAQSAAALARVDAAQMSIPAARETFQKGGYRGSVLTVRQTLAAGSNYTRQVVSYQSEGLRINALLTVPRGTPPRGGWPAIVFNHGYVPPNVYRTTERYVAYQDAFARAGFVTLKSDYRGHGSSQGEALGGYYAPGYTTDVMNALGSLKRDPRVNAARIGMWGHSMGGFLSLRAMTIDPSVKAGVIWAGVVGDYDQLMNSWTRRAPVPASIPSAVLNLRKRAVEKYGTPRDNPAFWNKLSANSYLRDLGGPVQLHIGTNDEDVPVAFHTALAQSLRPLGKLGSSYVYPGDNHNLSGNLRVALNRSVQFFKDNL, from the coding sequence ATGATCTCGTCACGTTTCGCCTTCCTGGCTGTGTGCCTGTCCGCGCCGCTGTTCCCGGCCTCCGCGCAGTCTGCGGCGGCGCTGGCCCGAGTGGACGCCGCGCAGATGAGCATTCCGGCGGCCCGGGAGACCTTTCAGAAGGGCGGGTACCGTGGGAGCGTCCTGACGGTCCGGCAGACGCTGGCGGCGGGCAGCAACTACACCCGGCAGGTCGTGAGTTACCAGTCCGAGGGGCTGCGCATCAATGCCCTGCTGACCGTCCCGCGCGGCACGCCGCCCAGGGGGGGCTGGCCCGCCATCGTGTTCAACCACGGGTACGTGCCCCCGAACGTGTACCGCACCACGGAACGCTACGTGGCGTACCAGGATGCGTTCGCGCGGGCGGGGTTCGTCACCCTGAAAAGCGATTACCGGGGGCACGGCAGCAGTCAGGGTGAGGCGCTCGGCGGGTACTACGCGCCGGGCTACACGACCGACGTGATGAACGCCCTGGGCAGCCTCAAGCGTGACCCGCGCGTGAACGCTGCCCGGATCGGCATGTGGGGCCACTCCATGGGCGGGTTCCTGAGCCTGCGCGCCATGACCATCGACCCCAGCGTGAAAGCGGGCGTGATCTGGGCCGGGGTGGTCGGTGATTACGATCAGCTCATGAACAGCTGGACGCGCCGCGCGCCCGTGCCGGCCAGCATTCCCAGCGCCGTGCTGAACCTGCGCAAGCGGGCCGTCGAGAAGTACGGCACGCCACGCGACAACCCCGCCTTCTGGAACAAGCTCAGCGCGAACAGTTACCTGCGTGACCTGGGCGGCCCGGTGCAGCTGCACATCGGCACGAACGACGAGGACGTGCCCGTGGCGTTCCACACGGCGCTGGCGCAGTCGCTGCGGCCCCTGGGGAAACTGGGCAGCAGTTACGTGTACCCTGGCGACAACCACAACCTGTCCGGGAACCTGCGCGTGGCCCTGAACCGCAGCGTGCAGTTCTTCAAGGACAACCTGTAA
- a CDS encoding alpha/beta hydrolase family protein, whose product MSDTALKAAVSRNPISIQALKAREYPGSALTVRQTLAAGSNYTRQVVSYQSEGLRINALLTVPRGTPPQGGWPAIVFNHGYIPPAEYRTTERYVAYQDAFARAGFVTLKSDYRGHGSSEGQALGGYNDPGYTVDVLNAAASLRRDPRVNPARMGLWGHSMGGQLSLKAMIVDPSLKAASLWAGVIASYDVLSTDWNPPPGEKRTLDALNRRYLRLLSPNAYLKELNGRPIQLHHGTNDKDVPYSFQKNLADDLRNAGQSAEAYRYEGDNHNLSGNLRVALNRSVQFFKDNL is encoded by the coding sequence CTGAGCGACACTGCCCTGAAAGCCGCCGTGTCCCGCAATCCCATCAGCATCCAGGCCCTCAAGGCCCGCGAGTACCCCGGCAGCGCCCTGACCGTGCGGCAGACCCTGGCCGCCGGCAGTAACTACACCCGGCAGGTCGTGAGTTACCAGTCCGAGGGTCTGCGCATTAACGCCCTGCTGACCGTGCCGCGCGGCACACCGCCGCAGGGCGGCTGGCCGGCCATCGTGTTCAACCACGGGTACATCCCGCCCGCCGAGTACCGCACCACCGAACGCTACGTGGCGTACCAGGACGCCTTTGCCCGCGCGGGCTTCGTCACCCTGAAAAGCGACTACCGGGGGCACGGCAGCAGCGAGGGACAGGCCCTGGGCGGGTACAACGACCCCGGCTACACCGTGGACGTCCTGAACGCCGCCGCCAGCCTCAGGCGCGACCCGCGCGTGAACCCTGCCCGGATGGGCCTGTGGGGCCACAGCATGGGCGGCCAGCTGAGCCTGAAAGCCATGATCGTGGACCCCAGCCTGAAAGCCGCGTCGCTGTGGGCGGGCGTGATCGCCAGTTACGACGTGCTGTCCACCGACTGGAACCCACCGCCCGGCGAGAAGCGCACGCTGGACGCCCTGAACCGCCGCTACCTGCGCCTCCTGAGCCCCAACGCCTACCTGAAAGAACTGAATGGCCGCCCCATCCAGCTGCACCACGGCACGAACGACAAGGACGTGCCGTACAGCTTCCAGAAGAACCTCGCGGACGACCTGAGGAACGCCGGGCAGAGCGCCGAGGCGTACCGCTACGAAGGCGACAACCACAACCTGTCCGGGAACCTGCGCGTCGCCCTGAACCGCAGCGTGCAGTTCTTCAAGGACAACCTGTAA